A window of Macrobrachium rosenbergii isolate ZJJX-2024 chromosome 15, ASM4041242v1, whole genome shotgun sequence contains these coding sequences:
- the LOC136846449 gene encoding latent-transforming growth factor beta-binding protein 3-like: MKTKLLFLLFCFFFSFFLLSFAQSTAIEKDPPGLPNDCQPSDDCTANGGYCIRNAKKGDCKGLLFPKECRSSHCSCCVEAVLLDDECHSEKDTCPTNSVCQDKDAGYECRCNAGFGQCGDINECESNPCGPNSQCQNTYGSYACSCKTGFIKVNGVCTDINECTQGTAVCPQNSKCSNTAGSYQCICNAGYSQMNSTCTDINECPGVTCWANSACVNTIGSYECKCQAGYQLSGTSCQDINECSPSNPCGVGGVCSNTPGSYTCTCSTGYIANGGTCQDIDECRAGTAQCTMNNQCVNSPGSYSCPCIEGYTRVTNVGPCEEIDECQSSVCPPNSQCQNAPGSYLCVCNKGYTAGGGGCSDIDECLGNPCPPASSCVNTDGGYNCICQQGFVDQNGTCVDVNECASSPCQPDQRCTNYPGGYECACYKCAGQCDQCGVYIKELGSCFTLMAGIMIFNEAAQRCGKEHTALTSVSRPEDLPILASHLMSGISGSAWIDFINDMDQCFALDTTSSPPVARNVHCSTKLNYAICNVGMNW; encoded by the exons ATGAAGACCAAGTTATTGTTCCTCttgttctgcttcttcttctccttcttccttttgaGCTTTGCACAAAGCACGGCGATCGAGAAG GATCCGCCTGGCCTTCCCAACG ACTGTCAACCATCTGACGACTGCACCGCCAACGGCGGCTACTGCATCAGGAACGCAAAAAAAGGGGACTGCAAGGGCCTGCTGTTTCCGAAGGAATGCCGCTCGAGCCACTGTTCCTGCTGCGTAGAAG CCGTATTGTTGGATGACGAATGTCACTCAGAAAAAGATACCTGCCCCACCAACTCAGTATGCCAGGACAAAGACGCAGGATACGAATGCCGTTGCAATGCAGGTTTTGGGCAATGTGGAG ATATAAATGAGTGTGAGAGCAATCCATGTGGTCCGAACTCCCAGTGCCAAAACACGTACGGAAGTTATGCGTGCAGCTGTAAGACTGGGTTCATAAAAGTCAACGGTGTCTGTACTG ATATCAACGAATGCACGCAAGGTACTGCAGTATGTCCTCAAAACTCCAAGTGCAGCAATACTGCTGGAAGTTATCAATGTATATGCAATGCTGGGTACAGTCAAATGAACAGCACATGTACCG ATATCAATGAATGTCCCGGTGTTACTTGCTGGGCCAACTCCGCTTGTGTGAATACCATCGGAAGTTATGAATGCAAATGCCAAGCCGGTTACCAGTTATCGGGCACTTCTTGTCAAG ATATCAATGAGTGCAGTCCTTCGAATCCCTGCGGCGTCGGCGGCGTCTGCTCCAACACCCCTGGAAGTTACACTTGCACCTGCAGTACAGGGTACATTGCAAATGGCGGTACTTGTCAGG ACATCGATGAATGTAGGGCTGGTACTGCTCAGTGCACAATGAACAACCAGTGCGTCAACTCTCCCGGAAGTTACTCATGTCCGTGCATAGAAGGATACACTCGAGTTACAAATGTAGGACCATGTGAGG AAATCGATGAGTGTCAGAGTTCGGTGTGCCCTCCAAACAGCCAGTGCCAAAATGCTCCCGGAAGTTACTTGTGCGTCTGCAACAAGGGATACACAGCAGGTGGCGGCGGCTGCAGTG ATATCGACGAATGCTTGGGTAATCCTTGCCCGCCGGCCTCCTCCTGCGTGAATACCGACGGCGGTTACAACTGCATTTGCCAACAGGGATTCGTTGACCAAAACGGGACTTGCGTAG atgtCAATGAATGCGCGTCTTCCCCATGCCAACCCGACCAAAGGTGCACCAACTATCCTGGAGGCTATGAATGCGCCTGTTACAAATGCGCCG GTCAATGTGATCAATGCGGAGTTTATATAAAGGAATTGGGGTCATGTTTCACCCTGATGGCAGGAATAATGATCTTCAACGAAGCAGCGCAGCGCTGCGGGAAAGAGCACACGGCACTGACTTCTGTCTCTCGGCCTGAAGACCTGCCCATTCTCGCTTCACACCTCATGTCCGGCATCTCTG